From the Oryctolagus cuniculus chromosome 17, mOryCun1.1, whole genome shotgun sequence genome, the window CATGGTCCTGCACAGCGGCCGGGTGGTCCCTCAGCAGCTGCACCGGCAGTGTGGCCACCTGATTGCGTTCAGCGAGGGCCACACTGGGACTCCTCGACGCCACCTGGTTCCCGTTGGAGAAACTGCTGCCGACCCGCTGCATCCAAGTGAGCAACTGCTCTTCAGGGGCACGAGGCTCCGAACGCAAGGCCCGAGCTCGGCCAGGCGTGTGGACTCCAAGGAAACGGGAGCGGGGTCCTCACGAGGCCCCGCGCGGCTCCCCCGGGTCGGGTTGGGTCGGGTCGGGTCAGGCGGGGGCAGCTCATTCCCTTTGACTTCCGCAAACTTCGGCTGGGTCCGGGGTCAGCTCTGCCCGTCCTGCCTCCAGGAGCGGGCTGTCAGTTGCTCAGGAGCACCCGCTATACTTTTaccctggccctgccctttcTCCACCACGGCACAATGGAGCCACTGAAGAGGCTGGACGCCGGGAGCAGACACTCGGCAGCCACCGACCGGCCAGGGGCAGGGAAGCCCATTGCTGGCAGAGACAGCGGGCGGGGTCCTCCAGGTCCTCCATCGCGGCGTGCCCTGCTTCTCCCTGAGCACACGCACGAGGGAGGCGGGCACATCCCTCCCTGTCCTCGGGGTCTGGGGCCACAAAGATGATGGCGCGGGCATCCCGCGTCCCAGTGGTTTTCCTTGTCGCTGCTGCGACCACAGCCGCGCCCCTGGAACTCTGTGTTTTGATACTAAATTCTCTCCGTTGAAGGATAACAAAGTGCACAACGCAGTACAGGTGGATGGTACACAGCGCACGCCCGGGGTAGCCACCGAAGCTCAGAGCTTCGGCCACGTCTCAGCCCCTGTGCGGCTGCAGCCCCGCGTCTGGGCCTCACGGGATGGGGCCTCGGCCCCCGTGGGGGGCGCCTATTTCCTGGGATGCACCTCCCTGTCCCTAAGACGGCAGCAACCGGAGCCGTCCCGGACGCCTTCCAGATaaattgggagccaggaagtcTGGGGTGCTAGCTGGGGCTCCCCTTGGCTGCCTGGTACCAAGAGAAAGGACGGAAAAGTCTGGAAGCTGGAGGCCAGGGGCGCGGCGGTGGAAGACTACAACTCCCGTCGTGCGTCGGGCCTGTGGCGCCTGCGCACTGCGCACCGGTTGCCCATGCGGCCCTAGGGCTGGGAGCGCGGCGCCGCTCCGCTGCGGGGGAGGCCATGGCGGAACCTTCTCAGGCCCCGGCCCCAGTCCCGGCTGCGCAGCCCCGGCCCCTTCAGTCCCCAGCCCCTACCCCAACTCCTACTCCTGCGCCCAGCCCTGCTTCAGCCCCGACTCCGGCTCCCACTCCGGCACCAGCCCCCGCcccggctgcagccccagccgggAGCACAGGGACTGGAGGGCCCGGGGTAGGAAGTGGGGGAACCGGCAGCGGGGGGGATCCGGCGCGACCTGGCCTGAgccagcagcagcgcgccagccagaGGAAGGCGCAAGTCCGGGGACTGCCGCGCGCCAAGAAGCTTGAGAAGCTAGGGGTCTTCTCCGCTTgcaaggtgggggcggggcctaggGTGAAAGGGGCGGGGCTTGAGGGCATCCCTGGGCTCgggtgggaatggggggcgaCGCTCTGGACGCTTAgcggcccctgcccctggggtgCGGGGGTCGTTGACTTATCTCCTGCCTCCAGGCCAATGAAACCTGCAAATGTAATGGCTGGAAAAACCCCAAGCCCCCTACTGCTCCCCGCATGGACCTGCAGCAGCCTGCTGCCAACCTGAGCGAGCTGTGCCGCAGCTGTGAGCACCCCTTGGGTAAGGCAGGCAGCGCCCTTGCAGGTGGTGGGCgccaggtgctggggcctgcTTGGACAGCCTGATTTCGCTGCCAGGAAACCTCGTCTCAGGACCTTAGGAGGTGTGGGGTTGGGGGCAGGCAGGccgagagggaggagaaagggaaagtGCCAGCCGGGAAGATGCGGGGCCACCTTTGGAAGTCTTGGCTCCCTGCCGAGCAGGGCGTCCATGCCTCCCCACCCCGCGGCCCGGGCTGGCTGTCTTGCAGCTGACCACGTGTCCCACCTGGAGAATGTGTCAGAGGATGAGATCAACCGGCTGCTGGGGATGGTGGTGGATGTGGAGAATCTGTTCATGTCGGTGCACAAGGAGGAGGACACGGACACCAAACAGGTCTACTTCTACCTCTTCAAGGTGAGCTTCCGCGAACGGGCgtgagtggggggcaggggggctcTCAGTTCtgatgctccctccctccctccctccctcttcctgcagCTCCTGCGCAAATGCATCCTGCAGATGACCCGGCCTGTGGTGGAGGGGTCCCTGGGCAGCCCCCCGTTTGAGAAGCCTAATATTgagcaggtggggtggggcacgggGAGCTGGGTCCTCCCTCCTGCTCTAGCTGAAAATCAGAGGGGATCAGCCGGGGGCGTGTGTTCTGTGCTGACTGCagagtggggtggaggagggggggcACTTTGTCACGAAGCTGGCTTCTTAGCCCTCCTCCCTGGAtttgttccccaccccaccccttcccagGGTGTGCTGAACTTCGTGCAGTACAAGTTTAGCCACCTGGCTCCCCGGGAGCGACAGACCATGTTCGAACTCTCCAAGATGTTCCTGCTTTGCCTTAACTACTGGAAGCTGGAGACGCCCGCCCAGTTCCGGCAAAGGTCCCAGTCGGAGGATGTGGCTACCTACAAGGTCAATTACACCAGGTAGGCCCTGcccgggcgggggctggggggggatTTGTAGACCTCCCCATGTGCTCTcaccctgctgtccccacccccaggtggCTGTGTTACTGTCACGTGCCCCAGAGCTGCGACAGCCTGCCTCGCTACGAGACCACTCACGTGTTCGGGCGAAGCCTCCTCCGGTCCATTTTCACTGTTACCCGGCGGCAGCTGCTGGAGAAGTTCCGAGTGGAGAAAGACAAGCTGGTGCCGGAGAAGAGGACCCTCATCCTCACCCACTTCCCCAAGTAAGGCTCGTTCCGGCCCACTGCGAGTTTGCCCCAAGTTCACGTCCTCCCTGTTGTCCCCTTttttccaggaagccttcctggattggtccctcctctccctccatggGCCTTCTGGGATCTGGGCGTCTACCTGGCAGACTTGCCCATGGCCCAGAAGCAGCTTGCTAGTAGTTGCCTTTGCACGGCCTAGTCTGGGGATGGCAGGTACATGGCCCCGGCTAACGCTGCCCCTCCCACACCCTGCTAGGCGTTACTAATTGTTTCCCATGGGGGCCTGGACCCAGCCTCAGAATCCCTCCCACCACAGAGCTCCAAGAAGCCAGCGCTGACACCTGAGGTGACAGCAGTGTCCGCCCCGCGCTAGTCCTTTCTGTGCCAGTGTCCCCCCGTGTGCCACACCTCTCTCCCATCTTAAGCCTGGCTCGTGACTTCTCTGTTCAGAGAGCCTTGGCTGTCAAATCCGGGCCCCTGAGTgcccctgccaccaggtgggaACAGGAGGTGGTGAGTTGGGGTGGATTCCTAGTCATCTTGATGCTGCGGGGAGCAGGGGGACCCAGGGGGACGTGGTGCCCTGCCTGGCTACGGGGTTGGTATTTAGCTCGGGCCCTGTGGCCCTGTGCTGCCCGAGATGGCCAAACTGGGCCCCTTTGCTTGGTGTGTCCGAAGCTCTCACCTTGCATTCGAGGCTCCCGGGAGCCAGGGGGCCGTGCCTGCCCCTGTGGCCAGGGCTTCCCGCAGGGCAGAGCTTGCTCTCAGACGCGCCTCGCAGGGTCTGTCTCTGGCCACGGCACAGCCGCAGCCCCCCGGGGGCCCGGCCCAGGCCGCCTTTGGCGGGAGGGCGGAGTCGTGGACAGACGGCGCCCTCCCCCCAGGTTCCTGTCCATGCTGGAGGAGGAGATCTACGGGGCCAACTCGCCCATCTGGGAGTCGGGCTTCACCATGCCGCCCTCAGAGGGGACGCAGCTGGGGCCCCGGCCGGGTAGGTGGCGCAGCAGGCCCTGTGGGACTGGGAAAACACAGGTGGGCtcagccaggggagggggcttgggcGCCTGGAGGGACCTGCCAACACTTGgacgcccccccacacacacacccctgctttctcagccacagtCAGCGCCGCCGTGGTTCCCAGCGCCCCCATCTTCAGCCCCACCATGGGCGGGGGCAGCAACAGTTCCCTGAGTCTGGATTCCGCCGGGGCCGAGCCCATGCCAGGTGTGTACCTCACCCCTGTCCCCTGACGCATGCGCCCCTGCGCCAGCCTGCGTTGCTGTCCCGGGCAACCCTGCCAACCTCCCCAGCAGGTGAGAAGAGGAAGCTTCCAGAGAACCTGACCCTGGAGGACGCCAAGCGGCTCCGCGTGATGGGCGACATCCCCATGGAGCTGGTCAACGAGGTCATGCTGACCATCACCGACCCCGCCGCCATGCTGGGGCCCGAGGTGGGCAGCCGGCTGCTGACCcgccgggggcggggtggggggaccgGCCGGAGACCCTAGCTCACGGCTCCCGCTCCTAGACGAGCCTGCTGTCTGCCAACGCCGCCCGGGACGAGACGGCACGCCTGGAGGAACGCCGCGGCATCATCGAGTTCCACGTCATCGGCAACTCGCTGACACCCAAGGCCAACCGGCGGGTGCTGCTGTGGCTCGTGGGCCTGCAGAACGTCTTCTCCCACCAGCTGCCGCGCATGCCTAAGGAGTACATCGCCCGCCTGGTCTTTGACCCGTGCGTCCCCGGGCGCCCCCCTTCCCGCCCCGGCGCAGCCCAGACCTCCAGGGTCGTGGGCACAGGTGGGGCTGTGACCGCGTTCTCTCTCTAGGAAGCACAAGACCCTGGCCTTGATCAAGGATGGGCGGGTCATCGGTGGGATCTGCTTCCGCATGTTCCCCACCCAGGGCTTCACAGAGATCGTCTTCTGCGCTGTCACCTCCAACGAGCAGGTCAAGGTGAACACGTCGCCCGGTCCCCGCCCTCCAGTTGTTCAGGCTTGGCCACCTCTGCaagctgcccagccctgctttGAGTGGCCAGTTCCAAACATCCCCACAAGGTGGCAGCTGTGCctctgccaggctcctggcttcagctgcacACGCTGAGAGGCCGCACTGATGGGTCAAATGGGTGCGTCcccgccatccatgtgggagatctggattgagctcctggctcccagctttggctctgaccggttttggctgttgcaggcaggtgAGTGGGAgctcagtctgtctctgtctctctccattcctctctctcAAGTAAAGTTTAAGAAAGGAAATACCTGTTGACGAATGGTGCCGGGCTCAGCGCTACTcttctttgtttaaagatttatttatttgaaaggcagagtttcacagaggcagagagggggagacaggtcttccatccgctggttccccaaatggccacagcggccagagctgggctgatccaatacgaagccagcagccaggagctgcttcggggtctcccacgcgggtgcagtgaGAGGTAGGAGGAAGGCTTCTGGGAGCTGTCTGGCTCTGCATGAGGCTGCGACCCTGctctttctcatctgtgaacACAGTATGGCACACGATCTCTCCAACTACGGCAGCCCTGCCACAACAAGCTTAGAGACCAAGAGGCACCCTTGCTTGAGGgtaaaataaaaaacccaaaaggtttttttttttttaaagatttatttatttattttaaagtcagaattacacagagagaggagaggcagagagaggtcttctgtccgctggttcactccccaattggctgcaatggccggagctgtgccaatccgaagccaggagccaggagcttcttccaggtctcccatgcaggtgcaggggcccaaggacttgggccatcctctactgctttcccaggccatagcagagagctggatctgaagtggagcagccgggactggaattggtgcccatatgggatgccggcactgcaggtggctccttacccaccacgccacagcccCAGTACTTTTAAGGGGACCTGATTTCTCCCGCACAGAGCGTGTAACAGGAGTCCTGTGCTGCTTTTCTGTCCCTCACTTGGCCTAGTGCACACGCACACAGGTCCCTTGTTCTACTTTTTggtttttgattttgattttattctcacttatttgagagagaggaagtgagagaaagctcttccatccactggttcactccccgaatgtctgcaacagctggggctaggccagaccaaagccaggagccaggaactccatccgagttgcccacatgggtggcagggacccaagtactgagccatcgcctgctgcctccagggtgtgcatctgcAGGGAGGCGGGTCGGAAGTAGAGGTGGACTGGTTCCCAGTGCTCCCACAGGGGATGTAGGCCTCCCGGGTGGCAGCTAAGCCCACCGAACCACGACCCCCGCCCCTCTTCTGTTTCACATAGCCCTCATCTGCTTGGTGCATCCCTGGTCCGGTGTCAGGGAGGCAGTGTCTCAGGGATCAGAAATCCACAGGCtcactggggcctggggcctggggcctggccttgccaggcagggctgctggctttgaacaTGGCTCCTGGTGGAGCTGTGCTGGAGACCGTGCCTGTCCCCGGGCTCGCTTGGAGATTGGTCTGTgaagtggctggcgctgtgcctggctccagcttccttccctctccctgtgaactcccacccctcttccggTTACCCCTGGGGGgatgccccgccccctcccccatcagtgcgccccctccctgcagggcTACGGGACTCACCTGATGAACCACCTGAAGGAGTATCACATCAAACACAACATCCTGTACTTCCTCACCTACGCTGACGAGTACGCCATCGGCTACTTCAAAAAGCAGGTGGGCCTCGGCCTCAGCCTCACCGGCCTGGGCCATTCTGTCCCGTCCCTTGCTGTGGGCGGAGCCTGTGTCCCCTGTGCTGCGTCTTCCCGCGCACAGGTTGAGCCCTCCCAGTGTGACAGGTGCAGACACTCCTGGGGGGCTGATGGAGGGGCCGTGCCATCCCCCCAGGGCTTCTCCAAGGATATCAAGGTGCCCAAGAGCCGCTACCTGGGCTACATCAAGGACTACGAGGGCGCGACGCTGATGGAGTGTGAGCTGAACCCCCGGATCCCCTACACGGAGCTGTCGCACATCATCAAGAAGCAGAAAGAGGTGGAGGGAGCCGGCCGCACCCATGGAGTGCTGGGGATGGGCCTGTGGCCGTGTCCGTGCGCGTCTCGGCCCTCGTCCTGTCTCCCCGGGGGCCCGGGAGGGGTGGTCCCAGGCTCGGGGAGCCCCAGGCGGCCCCTCAGACCCGCCCTCCCCTCAGATCATCAAGAAGCTCATCGAGCGCAAACAGGCCCAGATCCGCAAGGTGTACCCCGGGCTCAGCTGCTTCAAGGAGGGCGTGAGGCAGATCCCCGTGGAGAGCGTCCCCGGCATCCGTGAGCAGGGCCcccgtgggggcggggggggggctggcgggTGCACAGGTGTCCTGAGGGCCCTTCTCCCCGCCCCCTTGCAGGAGAGACTGGCTGGAAGCCGCTGGGGAAGGAGAAGGGGTGAGTGTGCTGCCCGGGAGTGGGGCGGGCGGGGCCCGGGCTGCATCCCCAGGCTTGGCGTCTCTCGCCCCAGGAAGGAGCTCAAGGACCCCGACCAGCTCTACACGACCCTCAAAAACCTGCTGGCTCAGATCAAGGTGGGGAGACCCGGTTccctgcgggggaggggcagtcGCGCACCGCGACTGTGGCTTTGGGACCCCGTCGGGCACCGGGCACCGTGGGCCTGTCCCCAGCTCAGCGCTCCTTTCTAGTCGCACCCCAGTGCCTGGCCCTTCATGGAGCCCGTGAAGAAGTCGGAGGCCCCAGACTACTACGAGGTCATCCGCTTCCCCATCGGTGAGGACCCAACCTTCCTTCCCCTTCCGCCCCGAGGCTCCcgctcctgccttcccagggacccccccccccagcctccgcCTCTTCAAGGTGGGCCCTGTCTCCCGCCCCAGACCTGAAGACCATGACAGAGCGGCTGCGCAGCCGCTACTACGTGACGCGGAAGCTGTTTGTGGCTGACCTGCAGCGCGTCATCGCCAACTGCCGCGAGTACAACCCCCCGGACAGCGAGTACTGCCGCTGCGCCAGCGCGCTGGAGAAGTTTTTCTACTTCAAGCTCAAGGAGGGGGGCCTCATTGACAAGTAGCTGCTCCGCCCGGCCCGCAGCCCATCCTGGGGCAGCTCCGatctgacccctgcacccagactCACGGCGAGACACTCCGGGGCGCCCAGCCTTGGGCCTGCAGCCCTCCTGGACCCTCGGGAGTCCCCGGGTGGCGGCTCTGTTGCAAGTGTCACTGCGTCTGACCTTGGTGGGGCCGGGCTCCTGGAGTGGCTGCTGGCCTACGGGTGAACCtgcccggccccgcgccccgcagAGCTGTGGAGGCGTGGACCCCGGGCCTGGCCCACCCCGAGCTTGAGGAGTGAGCTCCGGGTTGgaggttcagcctggcctgcaGAGGCGTGCCTCGCCCTGCACTGTTCTGCGGTTTGTCCCCCAGGGTGGGGGCATGGGGACCATTAATCCCTTGGAGGGAACAATAAAGctgtgggtttttatttttttctctgtgtgattGTTTCTTCTGTGTAATCCCAGCCTCGGCCCCCTCCAGCACTTGCCTAAAAGCCAGAAACTAAATGTTTTTTAAGTTGTAggtatgcatttgaaaggcagtgagagagagggggatctccacccactggttcactccccagatgcctgcaacagccaggagcctggagctccactgtggtctcccgcatgggtggcagggacccaggcgctTCAGGCATCCCGTGCTGCCCCCAGGGGGAGCAGGAGCGGGGctgggactcagtcccaggcGCTCTGCTGCGGGGGTagggatgccagcagcagctcGTCTGCTCCAGGATGCCGGCCCTAAGCTGGAAGCTGTCAAGCCTCTGGCTGTGCTGGGGCCGCCGTGCCCGGCCCGCTCCCTGCCTCGTCCTGTGCTTCTGATGGGGTCTTCCTGGACGCGTCTCCCCACGGCGCCTGTCCCTGGGTCTCAGGTCGGGGACAGCAGCGGTCAGAACCTCCGCCTGAGCCTCACTGCCCTCTTCACCTGGGGGACCTGGTCAGGCTGAGCGCCGGATGGGCAGTGGAGGCGCCTTCCTGAAGGCAGCTTTTCTGTCCCCACAGCCGAGTTCTTTttctggggcaggggccagggacggGAAATGTCTAAGGTTAGGCTCCTCCCTCCAGTTTCAGTTTCagtttccatttctgatccctgaGTCAAGAGCCGGGCCGCCCTCAGCCTGCCGGGGCCAGGATCCCGGGAGCTTtctcctgccctgcctcctggccAGAGCGGCTTCCAGGTGGGCTCCCAGGGTGCTTTGCAGCACCTCCCCGGGCAAGCCGAGGTCTCTGCCTCAGCCGGGCTGACCTGGAGCGGGGAGGGGTCCAAGTTGCCTGCCGTTCCAGAATGGAGCTACGCCCCTACCAGTGGGAGGTGATCGTGCCTGCCCTGGAAGGCAAGAATATCATCATCTGGCTGCCCACGGGCACTGGGAAGACCCGGGCGGCCGCTTACGTGGCCAAGCGGCACCTGGAGACCGTGCCTGGAGCCAAGGTGGTGGTGCTGGTCAACAGGGTGAGTGCCGACTCCCTCAGGGGGCCCTCGCTCCTCAGGCACCTCCCAGCGCCCTGCAGGACTCCAGGGCAGCCACGGCCACCCCAGGCTTGCACCCAGCCGcgccgcccgtgcccgtgcccgtagcagcttcctctcccctcctcgtcctccacctgcaggtgcacctggtgACCCAGCACAGCGAGGAGTTCGGCCGCATGCTGGATGGACACTGGACCATGACAACCCTGAGGGGGGACATGGGCCCCCGCGCTGGTTTCGGCCACCTGGCCCGGGGCCACGACCTGCTCATCTGCACAGCTGAGCTGCTGCAGATGGCTCTGACCAGCACTGAGGAGGAGGAGCACGTGGAGCTCACAGGtgagggccgggggcggggcgcaggGAGTGCACCTGAGGCGCATCTCCTAGTGAACATGGCGGGAGTTTCCGTGGGGgtgagcgggggcgggggggggtcccATTCATCaaccccagcacctgctcccatAGAAACAGACCTGGCTACAGGGCCGGACCTCGGGCGCACGCCTCCCCCAGCTGAGCCTCATTTTACTAACATGTAGAATGGCGCTAAGTCCTCCCCACCCGGCTCCTCCTCTGGGGCCCAGCTGCAAGCTGTGGAGGGAAGAAGCTGTTCTCAGAGGAGCCGTGGGACGCCTGGGAACAAAGTTCCTGGGAGGGAGGGTTGTGCAGGCGTCGGTCACAGCCCTCCCCATGTGCCCCCAGCCTTCACCCTGCTCGTGGTGGACGAGTGTCACCACACGCACAAGGACACCGTCTACAATGTCATCCTCAGCCGCTACCTAGAGCTCAAAGTGCACaggacacagcccctcccccaggtgctGGGACTCACCGCCTCCCCGGGCACTGGCGGGGCCTCCAAGCTCGATGGAGCCATCGACCACATCCTGCAGGTCAGCTTGGCCCCGCGGCCCTCCCACCAGCAGCCCTGCATGCCCCACCTCTGTGCCACCCCCACCAGCCCTACCAGGCCCCTTCCTCAAATAAGATCCGGTGGCTGCCTCTGGCACTTGGAACAAACCCCCAGTTCTCTGCCGCGCTCCGGAACGTTCCACGTGCTctagcccctgcctccctctgcagggTCGTTTCCACACCCCGCCTCTCGCTTGTGCTACAAGCACAGTGTCCTCTTCCTGCGTCTGGAGGGTGTCAGGCTTGCTGGCCTCAGGACCTTTGCCCTGGCCACTCCTTGTGCCCACAAGGCCCATCCTCTTGGACTTTACGTGTCTGGCTGCTTGTCATTCATGGAACAGCTTGAGGACCCTCTCTCCACCCTCTTCCAGGCTCGCCCCCACTGCAGCCCATCATATCCAGTTTTGGCCTCCAGAATTTCTCAACACTGAAATTCCCTCCTTCTGTTATTCTGGATGGCTCATTATCCGTCTCTGTCCCTGCAACAAGCGTGCCTCTGTGTCCCTGGGGCTTAGGACATCACCGGTGCCACCAGGGAGAgcaataaatacttgttggtCAGGTGAATCCCTACCTGCAGCGATCCTGTCTCAGGCTGTGCACCCTCAGCTGGGCCCCATCTGCCCCCCCCAGAGCACCCCCTTTCCAGTGACGCCTTCTGTCTTGTCCCCAGCTCTGTGCCAACTTGGACACGTGGCGCATCATGTCACCAGAGCGCTACcgctcccagctgctgcagctcaaCCAGAAACGCTGCAAGCAGTATGACCTCTGCCACCGCCGCAGCCAGGTGTGTGCGGCCAGGGTCGGGCGACAGTGGGGTCAGGCAGGAAAGTAGCATGCTAAGGCTCGGGTCCCAAGTCCACCTGCGCTAGGTCATCTGTTGGGGT encodes:
- the KAT2A gene encoding histone acetyltransferase KAT2A isoform X1; the encoded protein is MAEPSQAPAPVPAAQPRPLQSPAPTPTPTPAPSPASAPTPAPTPAPAPAPAAAPAGSTGTGGPGVGSGGTGSGGDPARPGLSQQQRASQRKAQVRGLPRAKKLEKLGVFSACKANETCKCNGWKNPKPPTAPRMDLQQPAANLSELCRSCEHPLADHVSHLENVSEDEINRLLGMVVDVENLFMSVHKEEDTDTKQVYFYLFKLLRKCILQMTRPVVEGSLGSPPFEKPNIEQGVLNFVQYKFSHLAPRERQTMFELSKMFLLCLNYWKLETPAQFRQRSQSEDVATYKVNYTRWLCYCHVPQSCDSLPRYETTHVFGRSLLRSIFTVTRRQLLEKFRVEKDKLVPEKRTLILTHFPKFLSMLEEEIYGANSPIWESGFTMPPSEGTQLGPRPATVSAAVVPSAPIFSPTMGGGSNSSLSLDSAGAEPMPGEKRKLPENLTLEDAKRLRVMGDIPMELVNEVMLTITDPAAMLGPETSLLSANAARDETARLEERRGIIEFHVIGNSLTPKANRRVLLWLVGLQNVFSHQLPRMPKEYIARLVFDPKHKTLALIKDGRVIGGICFRMFPTQGFTEIVFCAVTSNEQVKGYGTHLMNHLKEYHIKHNILYFLTYADEYAIGYFKKQGFSKDIKVPKSRYLGYIKDYEGATLMECELNPRIPYTELSHIIKKQKEIIKKLIERKQAQIRKVYPGLSCFKEGVRQIPVESVPGIRETGWKPLGKEKGKELKDPDQLYTTLKNLLAQIKSHPSAWPFMEPVKKSEAPDYYEVIRFPIDLKTMTERLRSRYYVTRKLFVADLQRVIANCREYNPPDSEYCRCASALEKFFYFKLKEGGLIDK
- the KAT2A gene encoding histone acetyltransferase KAT2A isoform X2, whose product is MAEPSQAPAPVPAAQPRPLQSPAPTPTPTPAPSPASAPTPAPTPAPAPAPAAAPAGSTGTGGPGVGSGGTGSGGDPARPGLSQQQRASQRKAQVRGLPRAKKLEKLGVFSACKANETCKCNGWKNPKPPTAPRMDLQQPAANLSELCRSCEHPLADHVSHLENVSEDEINRLLGMVVDVENLFMSVHKEEDTDTKQVYFYLFKLLRKCILQMTRPVVEGSLGSPPFEKPNIEQGVLNFVQYKFSHLAPRERQTMFELSKMFLLCLNYWKLETPAQFRQRSQSEDVATYKVNYTRWLCYCHVPQSCDSLPRYETTHVFGRSLLRSIFTVTRRQLLEKFRVEKDKLVPEKRTLILTHFPKFLSMLEEEIYGANSPIWESGFTMPPSEGTQLGPRPATVSAAVVPSAPIFSPTMGGGSNSSLSLDSAGAEPMPAGEKRKLPENLTLEDAKRLRVMGDIPMELVNEVMLTITDPAAMLGPETSLLSANAARDETARLEERRGIIEFHVIGNSLTPKANRRVLLWLVGLQNVFSHQLPRMPKEYIARLVFDPKHKTLALIKDGRVIGGICFRMFPTQGFTEIVFCAVTSNEQVKGYGTHLMNHLKEYHIKHNILYFLTYADEYAIGYFKKQGFSKDIKVPKSRYLGYIKDYEGATLMECELNPRIPYTELSHIIKKQKEIIKKLIERKQAQIRKVYPGLSCFKEGVRQIPVESVPGIRETGWKPLGKEKGKELKDPDQLYTTLKNLLAQIKSHPSAWPFMEPVKKSEAPDYYEVIRFPIDLKTMTERLRSRYYVTRKLFVADLQRVIANCREYNPPDSEYCRCASALEKFFYFKLKEGGLIDK